A portion of the Aquicoccus sp. G2-2 genome contains these proteins:
- a CDS encoding NADH-quinone oxidoreductase subunit E, with product MLRRLHPEQPESFAFTPDNKKWAEGQITKYPEGRQASAIIALLWRAQEQEGWLTRPAIEYVADMLGMAYIRALEVATFYFMFQLQPVGSVANIQVCGTLSCMLCGSENLIGMLKEKVAPNPHEISADGKFSWEEVECLGACANAPMAQIGKDYYEDLTVERLSEILDEMAAGRVPVPGPQNGRYAAEPLSGLTSLTQYESGRTQYNASAQLAADLGETIKRIDGSEVPVETPWVDAKARGGKAVKAKAKPVAKPAAAKPAKAKPAAKTEAATAKAAPAASGAEKQPDTLNAPREGGADDLKLISGVGPKLEQTLNELGFWHFDQIEKWTAQEIEWVDARLTFKGRIARDNWMEQARILAAGGETEFSKRKKRK from the coding sequence ATGTTGCGCCGCCTTCACCCAGAGCAGCCCGAGAGCTTTGCCTTTACGCCCGATAACAAGAAATGGGCCGAAGGGCAGATCACCAAATATCCCGAAGGGCGGCAGGCCAGCGCGATTATTGCGCTGTTGTGGCGCGCACAGGAGCAGGAAGGCTGGTTGACCCGCCCGGCGATTGAATATGTCGCGGATATGCTGGGTATGGCGTATATCCGGGCGTTGGAAGTGGCGACATTTTACTTCATGTTTCAACTGCAACCTGTTGGATCAGTTGCAAATATTCAGGTTTGCGGCACGCTTTCATGTATGCTGTGCGGCTCGGAAAACCTGATCGGGATGCTGAAGGAAAAGGTGGCGCCCAATCCGCATGAGATTTCGGCGGATGGCAAGTTTTCATGGGAAGAGGTGGAGTGCCTTGGCGCTTGTGCGAATGCGCCAATGGCGCAGATCGGCAAGGATTACTATGAAGACCTGACAGTGGAGCGGTTGTCGGAAATCCTTGATGAGATGGCGGCGGGCCGGGTGCCGGTTCCGGGGCCGCAGAACGGGCGCTATGCGGCGGAACCGCTGTCCGGGCTGACCTCGCTTACTCAATATGAAAGCGGGCGAACGCAGTATAACGCGAGCGCGCAGCTTGCGGCCGATCTGGGCGAGACGATCAAGCGGATCGACGGCAGCGAAGTGCCGGTGGAAACGCCTTGGGTCGATGCCAAAGCGCGCGGCGGTAAAGCGGTGAAAGCCAAGGCCAAGCCTGTGGCGAAACCGGCGGCGGCGAAGCCTGCGAAGGCCAAACCTGCGGCAAAAACAGAGGCGGCGACGGCGAAAGCGGCCCCCGCAGCGAGCGGCGCAGAGAAACAGCCCGACACCCTGAATGCGCCGCGCGAGGGCGGGGCGGACGATCTGAAGCTGATCAGCGGGGTTGGGCCGAAGCTTGAGCAGACGCTGAATGAGTTGGGGTTCTGGCATTTTGACCAGATTGAGAAATGGACGGCGCAGGAAATTGAATGGGTTGACGCGCGGCTGACGTTCAAGGGCCGGATCGCGCGCGACAATTGGATGGAGCAGGCGCGTATTCTGGCCGCCGGTGGTGAGACCGAGTTTTCGAAGCGCAAGAAGCGCAAGTGA
- a CDS encoding NADH-quinone oxidoreductase subunit D gives MDGDIRTNRYDDGVSDVLTGEQKIRNFNINFGPQHPAAHGVLRLVLELDGEIVERCDPHIGLLHRGTEKLMESRTYLQNLPYFDRLDYVAPMNQEHAWCLAIEKLTGTPVPRRASLIRVLYSEIGRILNHLLNVTTQAMDVGALTPPLWGFEEREKLMIFYERACGARLHSAYFRPGGVHQDLPPELIDDIEAWAEHDLGKFIADLHILLTENRVFKQRNVDIGVVTEDDIQKYGFSGVMVRGSGLPWDLRRSQPYECYSEFDFKIPVGKNGDCYDRYLVRIEEMEQSRLIMLQACAKLRAPEGQGEVLTRGKISPPKRSEMKTSMEALIHHFKLYTEGFHVPAGEVYAAVEAPKGEFGVYLVADGTNKPYRAKIRAPGYLHLQAMDHIASGHQLADVAAIIGTLDIVFGEVDR, from the coding sequence ATGGACGGTGATATTCGCACGAACCGCTATGATGATGGCGTCAGTGATGTTCTGACCGGTGAGCAGAAAATCCGTAATTTCAACATCAACTTCGGCCCGCAACACCCTGCGGCGCATGGTGTTTTGCGGCTTGTTCTTGAGCTGGACGGGGAGATTGTCGAGCGGTGTGATCCGCATATCGGCCTGCTTCATCGTGGCACCGAGAAGCTGATGGAGAGCCGCACCTACCTGCAAAACCTGCCCTATTTTGACCGGCTTGACTACGTGGCGCCGATGAATCAGGAACATGCCTGGTGTCTGGCGATCGAGAAGCTGACCGGCACGCCGGTGCCGCGCCGCGCCAGCCTGATCCGGGTGCTTTATTCGGAGATTGGCCGCATCCTCAACCACTTGCTGAACGTGACCACGCAAGCGATGGACGTGGGCGCGCTGACCCCGCCGCTTTGGGGGTTTGAAGAGCGCGAGAAGCTGATGATTTTCTATGAGCGGGCGTGCGGTGCGCGGCTGCACTCGGCCTATTTCCGGCCCGGTGGCGTGCATCAGGACCTGCCGCCCGAGTTGATCGACGATATCGAGGCTTGGGCTGAGCATGATCTGGGCAAGTTCATTGCCGATTTGCATATTCTGCTGACCGAAAACCGGGTGTTCAAGCAGCGCAATGTCGATATCGGCGTCGTCACCGAGGACGATATTCAGAAATACGGTTTTTCCGGTGTGATGGTGCGCGGCTCTGGCTTGCCGTGGGATTTGCGCCGCTCGCAACCCTATGAATGCTATAGCGAGTTCGATTTCAAAATTCCGGTCGGCAAGAACGGCGATTGTTATGATCGCTATCTGGTGCGGATCGAGGAAATGGAACAATCGCGGCTTATCATGCTTCAGGCTTGCGCCAAGCTGCGCGCGCCGGAGGGGCAGGGCGAGGTGTTGACGCGGGGCAAGATATCGCCGCCCAAGCGCAGTGAGATGAAGACCTCGATGGAAGCGCTGATTCATCATTTCAAGCTTTATACCGAAGGCTTCCATGTGCCTGCGGGCGAAGTTTATGCCGCGGTGGAAGCGCCGAAAGGTGAGTTCGGGGTGTATCTGGTTGCGGATGGGACCAACAAACCCTACCGGGCGAAGATCAGGGCGCCGGGATACCTGCATTTGCAGGCGATGGACCATATTGCCAGCGGCCACCAGCTTGCCGATGTGGCGGCGATCATCGGCACCCTTGATATCGTGTTTGGGGAGGTTGATCGGTAA
- a CDS encoding GFA family protein codes for MSEAIACACGGITGSVVPKGAVSGVCHCVTCRKWSGGAFMAVSCENVRFDDEAALNVWVSSEWGERVSCGKCGSALVWRTRDGSHQSVSVQAFADPAGYPLASEIFIDDKPGSYAFVGDHERLSRAEVMARYADGKEAQ; via the coding sequence ATGAGCGAGGCTATCGCCTGTGCCTGCGGGGGCATAACCGGTTCTGTTGTGCCGAAGGGGGCCGTTTCGGGGGTGTGCCATTGTGTGACTTGTCGAAAATGGTCAGGCGGCGCGTTCATGGCAGTCTCTTGTGAGAATGTGCGATTCGATGACGAGGCGGCTCTGAACGTCTGGGTCAGTTCTGAATGGGGTGAGCGGGTTTCCTGCGGCAAATGCGGCTCGGCGCTGGTTTGGCGCACCCGCGATGGCAGCCATCAGTCGGTTTCGGTTCAGGCATTCGCAGATCCGGCGGGGTATCCGCTCGCAAGCGAGATATTCATTGATGACAAACCGGGAAGCTATGCTTTTGTGGGCGATCACGAGCGGTTAAGCCGTGCAGAGGTGATGGCGCGTTATGCCGACGGCAAGGAGGCTCAATAA
- a CDS encoding NADH-quinone oxidoreductase subunit C has translation MTEALDELGGHIAAKRPEGVLGWEVAFGELNVDVAPANIVGVVEFLKSDTTCRFSSLVDITAVDYPDRPKRFEMIYHFLSMYQNQRIRLRVGIRDDELVPSITDVHPSANWFEREVFDMFGILFSGHPDLRRLLTDYGFRGHPLRKDFPTTGYTEVRYDETQKRVIYEPVSLVQEYRQFDFMSPWEGAQYILPGDEKEAEAK, from the coding sequence ATGACTGAGGCACTAGACGAGCTGGGCGGACATATCGCGGCCAAACGGCCCGAAGGGGTTCTGGGCTGGGAGGTTGCATTCGGGGAATTGAATGTGGACGTGGCACCGGCGAATATCGTCGGGGTGGTGGAATTTCTGAAGTCTGACACGACCTGCCGTTTTTCCTCATTGGTGGACATCACGGCGGTGGATTACCCGGATCGCCCAAAGCGGTTCGAGATGATCTATCACTTTCTGAGCATGTACCAGAATCAGCGCATCCGCCTGCGGGTCGGTATCCGCGATGATGAGCTGGTGCCGTCGATCACCGATGTACATCCGAGCGCCAACTGGTTTGAGCGTGAGGTATTTGACATGTTCGGCATCCTGTTTTCCGGCCACCCGGACCTGCGGCGGCTGCTGACGGATTATGGTTTCCGGGGCCATCCGCTCAGGAAGGATTTTCCGACCACGGGCTATACCGAAGTGCGCTATGACGAAACTCAGAAGCGGGTGATTTATGAGCCGGTGTCATTGGTGCAGGAATATCGACAGTTCGATTTCATGAGCCCATGGGAGGGCGCGCAATATATCCTTCCGGGCGATGAGAAGGAGGCGGAGGCGAAATGA
- a CDS encoding NADH-quinone oxidoreductase subunit B family protein, translating to MTGANTAGADPEVATQSLNAELQDKGFLLTSTEDIINWARTGSLHWMTFGLACCAVEMMHTSMPRYDVERFGVAPRASPRQSDVMIVAGTLTNKMAPALRKVYDQMPEPRYVISMGSCANGGGYYHYSYSVVRGCDRVVPVDIYVPGCPPTAEALLYGIMQLARKIRRTGTIVR from the coding sequence ATGACGGGAGCCAATACGGCCGGGGCGGACCCGGAGGTTGCCACGCAGTCGCTGAACGCGGAATTGCAGGACAAGGGGTTCTTGCTGACTTCGACCGAGGACATCATCAACTGGGCGCGCACCGGCAGCCTGCATTGGATGACGTTCGGGCTTGCCTGTTGTGCGGTTGAGATGATGCACACCTCGATGCCGCGCTATGATGTGGAGCGTTTCGGGGTGGCCCCGCGCGCCAGCCCGCGCCAGTCGGATGTGATGATCGTGGCAGGGACGCTGACCAACAAGATGGCCCCGGCGTTGCGCAAGGTTTACGACCAGATGCCCGAGCCGCGTTATGTGATCTCGATGGGATCCTGCGCCAATGGTGGCGGCTACTATCACTATAGCTATTCGGTGGTGCGGGGCTGTGACCGGGTGGTGCCGGTGGATATTTATGTGCCCGGTTGCCCGCCGACGGCAGAGGCGCTGCTTTACGGGATCATGCAACTGGCGCGGAAGATCCGCCGGACCGGGACGATCGTGCGATAA
- a CDS encoding NADH-quinone oxidoreductase subunit A — protein sequence MDGMLREYLPILIFLGLAIAIGLALILAAIVLAVRNPDPEKVSAYECGFNAFDDARMKFDVRFYLVSILFIIFDLEIAMLFPWAVAFKDVGTVGFWSMIIFLGVLTIGFAYEWKKGALEWS from the coding sequence ATGGACGGTATGCTCAGGGAATACCTGCCGATCCTGATCTTTCTTGGTCTTGCGATAGCGATCGGGCTTGCCCTGATCCTTGCCGCCATTGTTCTTGCGGTCCGCAATCCTGATCCGGAGAAGGTCAGTGCGTATGAATGCGGGTTCAACGCGTTCGATGATGCGCGGATGAAATTCGATGTGCGATTCTATCTTGTGTCGATCTTGTTCATCATATTCGACCTTGAAATCGCCATGCTTTTCCCTTGGGCCGTTGCGTTCAAGGATGTTGGCACGGTCGGGTTCTGGTCGATGATCATATTCCTTGGGGTGTTGACCATCGGGTTTGCCTATGAGTGGAAGAAAGGGGCGCTGGAATGGTCATGA
- a CDS encoding VWA domain-containing protein — protein sequence MTLALAVPVAAQERAMIVLDASGSMWGQIDGKTKIEIARETLGDVLKAVPADEELGLMVYGHRRKGDCKDIELAVPASKGTAGKIAAFANQISPKGKTPLSAAVKQAAQALRFTEDKATVILVTDGLETCEMDPCALGRELEKAGVNFTTHVVGFGLSKEEGAKVACLAKETGGEYMQAGSAAALSEALAKTVVAKAAPEPEPEPEPAPVPEPAKPEFNFIGTASLSEGGPALDEKGMRWELRPMDAAGKVQKKSAASGYGAQYEASVPAGQYELQTRLGKIIITRKLTLSDDETNMTNVVFNAGIVDVTARRTPGGEVEKKIRVGVENGAFKAGTYGTGQFYVPAGKVMLDGRLGKATSSQSFDLTAGERVQKDVIVGSGVVVVTALYAEGGPEVETKSIRYSVQENKKNLQGKRKEIAGTYGSSPMEIPVGEYVVGARLDKVTVLMSQPIEVKAGERTDVQVVLDAGVGAITAPGARRISLLGKKNLQGKGKEIAGTYGGEWTLTLPVGEYLVHVTYEGDRAPQETVMKIAAGERTEITLE from the coding sequence ATGACACTTGCATTGGCGGTGCCGGTCGCGGCGCAGGAGCGGGCGATGATCGTGTTGGATGCGTCGGGCTCGATGTGGGGGCAGATCGACGGCAAGACCAAGATCGAAATTGCGCGTGAGACGCTGGGCGATGTGCTTAAGGCGGTGCCTGCGGATGAAGAACTGGGGCTGATGGTTTACGGCCACCGGCGCAAGGGCGATTGCAAGGATATTGAATTGGCGGTGCCTGCGAGCAAGGGCACGGCGGGCAAGATCGCCGCGTTTGCCAACCAGATCAGCCCGAAGGGGAAGACGCCGTTGAGTGCGGCGGTGAAACAGGCGGCACAGGCGCTTAGATTTACCGAGGACAAAGCGACGGTGATCCTTGTCACTGACGGGCTTGAGACATGCGAGATGGACCCGTGCGCGCTGGGCCGGGAGCTTGAAAAGGCCGGGGTGAATTTTACCACGCATGTGGTGGGGTTCGGGTTGTCAAAGGAAGAGGGCGCGAAGGTTGCGTGTCTGGCGAAAGAGACTGGCGGGGAATACATGCAGGCGGGCAGTGCTGCGGCACTGAGCGAGGCGTTGGCCAAGACGGTGGTGGCCAAGGCCGCACCGGAGCCAGAACCGGAGCCAGAACCGGCACCTGTGCCGGAACCGGCAAAACCGGAATTCAATTTCATTGGCACTGCTTCGCTGAGCGAGGGGGGACCGGCGCTTGATGAGAAAGGGATGCGTTGGGAATTGCGCCCGATGGATGCAGCGGGCAAGGTGCAGAAAAAATCGGCGGCGTCGGGCTATGGCGCGCAATATGAGGCGTCGGTTCCGGCTGGGCAGTATGAGCTGCAAACCCGGCTTGGCAAGATCATCATCACGCGGAAACTTACGCTGAGCGATGACGAAACGAACATGACCAACGTGGTGTTCAACGCCGGCATTGTCGATGTGACGGCACGGCGCACGCCCGGCGGAGAGGTGGAAAAGAAAATCCGCGTCGGCGTGGAGAACGGTGCCTTCAAGGCAGGCACCTATGGCACGGGGCAGTTTTATGTCCCGGCGGGCAAGGTGATGCTCGATGGGCGGCTTGGCAAGGCGACCTCTTCGCAGAGTTTTGATCTGACGGCAGGCGAGCGGGTCCAGAAGGATGTGATTGTCGGTTCGGGAGTTGTGGTGGTTACGGCGCTTTATGCCGAAGGCGGCCCGGAGGTGGAAACCAAGTCAATTCGGTATTCGGTGCAGGAAAACAAGAAAAACCTGCAAGGCAAGCGCAAGGAAATTGCCGGCACCTATGGCAGTTCGCCGATGGAAATCCCGGTCGGTGAATATGTGGTGGGCGCGCGGCTTGACAAGGTGACGGTGCTGATGAGCCAGCCGATCGAGGTGAAGGCGGGCGAGCGCACGGATGTGCAGGTTGTGCTGGATGCCGGGGTGGGAGCGATTACCGCGCCGGGGGCGCGGCGCATTTCGCTTCTTGGCAAGAAGAACCTGCAAGGCAAGGGCAAGGAGATTGCCGGAACCTATGGCGGGGAATGGACGCTGACCTTGCCGGTGGGCGAATACCTTGTGCATGTGACTTATGAGGGTGATCGTGCGCCACAGGAGACGGTGATGAAGATTGCCGCCGGGGAACGCACGGAAATCACGCTGGAATAG
- a CDS encoding crotonase/enoyl-CoA hydratase family protein, whose amino-acid sequence MYETLSIEMDERGVATLWLDRAEKHNAMSATMIDELSGAAAALGADEAVRVVVLAARGKSFCAGGDLRWMQDQMAAGAEERRAGARKLAMALYALNTLDKPLIARVQGNAFGGGIGMMAVADVAIGVAGAKFGLTEVRLGLIPATISPYVLARMGETHARKVFMSARLFDAEEAAALNLLARVVPEGALDAAVEAEVLPYLSAAPGAVAQSKRLARLLGPPITPEIIDATIDRLVATWEGEEAQEGIAAFFEKRKAPWIL is encoded by the coding sequence ATGTATGAGACGCTGAGCATAGAGATGGACGAGCGCGGGGTGGCGACGCTTTGGCTGGACCGGGCGGAGAAGCACAACGCCATGTCGGCCACCATGATTGACGAGTTGTCTGGGGCGGCGGCGGCACTGGGCGCGGATGAGGCGGTGCGGGTTGTGGTCTTGGCGGCGCGTGGCAAGAGTTTTTGCGCGGGCGGCGATCTGCGCTGGATGCAGGACCAAATGGCGGCGGGTGCGGAAGAGCGCCGGGCCGGGGCGCGCAAGTTGGCGATGGCGCTTTATGCGTTGAATACGCTTGATAAACCACTGATTGCGCGGGTTCAGGGCAACGCTTTTGGCGGCGGCATCGGGATGATGGCGGTGGCCGATGTGGCGATTGGCGTGGCGGGCGCGAAATTCGGGCTGACCGAGGTGAGGCTGGGGCTGATCCCGGCGACGATCAGCCCTTATGTGCTGGCCCGGATGGGGGAGACCCATGCCCGCAAGGTGTTCATGTCAGCGAGGCTTTTCGACGCTGAGGAGGCGGCGGCGCTGAACCTTCTGGCGCGGGTGGTGCCGGAGGGTGCGTTGGATGCGGCGGTGGAGGCGGAGGTTCTGCCATATCTGAGCGCGGCGCCGGGGGCGGTGGCACAGAGCAAGCGGTTGGCGCGCTTGCTGGGCCCGCCGATCACGCCGGAGATCATTGATGCCACCATCGACAGGTTGGTGGCAACATGGGAAGGCGAGGAGGCGCAGGAGGGGATTGCGGCATTTTTCGAGAAGCGCAAGGCGCCCTGGATCTTGTAA
- a CDS encoding hydroxymethylglutaryl-CoA lyase has protein sequence MAERVEIFEMGPRDGLQNEARMIPTAEKIALVDLLSGAGFRRIEVASFVSPKWVPQMADSGEVLTGITRASGVHYAALTPNMKGFERAVAAQADEIAVFGSASEGFSKANVNATIEESIARFRPVIAAARERDLPVRGYVSCVTDCPYDGPTPPGAVARVAGLLWEAGCYEISLGDTIGQGRPETIDAMLSAVLDVVPAERLAGHYHDTAGRALENIETSLARGVRVFDAAVGGLGGCPYAPGAKGNVATEAVHDRLQGLGYETGLTRDVLLKAGAMAQAMRQENADV, from the coding sequence ATGGCTGAGCGGGTCGAGATATTCGAGATGGGGCCGCGTGACGGGTTGCAAAACGAGGCGCGGATGATCCCCACGGCGGAGAAGATTGCGCTTGTCGATCTGTTGAGCGGAGCGGGGTTTCGGCGCATCGAGGTGGCGAGCTTTGTCAGCCCGAAATGGGTGCCACAGATGGCCGATAGCGGCGAAGTATTGACCGGGATCACGCGGGCAAGCGGCGTGCATTATGCGGCTTTGACGCCGAACATGAAGGGGTTTGAGCGGGCGGTGGCGGCGCAGGCTGATGAGATCGCGGTGTTTGGCAGTGCGTCGGAGGGGTTTTCGAAGGCCAACGTGAATGCCACCATCGAGGAGAGCATCGCGCGGTTCAGGCCGGTGATTGCGGCGGCGCGCGAGCGTGATCTGCCGGTGCGCGGCTATGTGTCGTGTGTCACCGACTGCCCTTATGACGGGCCGACGCCGCCGGGTGCTGTGGCGCGGGTGGCGGGGTTGCTGTGGGAGGCGGGGTGCTATGAGATCAGTCTGGGTGATACGATAGGGCAAGGGCGGCCAGAGACGATTGACGCGATGTTGAGCGCGGTATTGGACGTGGTGCCAGCGGAGAGGCTGGCGGGGCATTATCATGATACTGCCGGGCGGGCGTTGGAAAACATCGAAACGTCGCTGGCGCGGGGGGTGCGGGTGTTTGATGCGGCGGTGGGGGGCTTGGGCGGCTGTCCCTATGCGCCGGGGGCCAAGGGCAACGTGGCGACGGAGGCGGTGCATGACCGGCTTCAGGGTCTTGGGTATGAGACCGGATTAACGCGCGATGTTCTGCTGAAGGCGGGCGCGATGGCACAGGCGATGCGCCAGGAGAATGCAGATGTATGA
- a CDS encoding glutathione S-transferase N-terminal domain-containing protein → MAKKDVLRLHSVAGSRSFRVLWLLFEMGIEPEVISYDIARGDLRDPDFLGLSPAGRVPVLEVDGQVLFESGAIVEYLCETRPDAGLAPGPGSLSGRNF, encoded by the coding sequence ATGGCGAAAAAAGACGTGCTGCGATTGCACAGTGTGGCAGGGAGCCGGTCGTTCCGGGTGCTTTGGCTGCTTTTCGAGATGGGGATCGAGCCAGAAGTGATCTCATATGATATTGCGCGGGGGGATTTGCGCGATCCTGATTTCCTTGGTCTCAGCCCGGCCGGGCGGGTGCCGGTGCTGGAGGTTGACGGGCAGGTGTTGTTCGAGAGCGGCGCGATCGTGGAGTACCTGTGCGAAACCCGGCCCGACGCGGGGCTTGCGCCGGGACCGGGGAGCTTGAGCGGGCGCAATTTCTGA
- a CDS encoding acetyl/propionyl/methylcrotonyl-CoA carboxylase subunit alpha, with translation MFDRILIANRGEIAVRVASTARRMGVRTVAVYSDADAGAAHVTACDEAVHIGGPAPAESYLRGERIIEAALATGAQGIHPGYGFLSENPDFVRAVEAAGLTFIGPSAEAIDAMGLKDAAKALMEKAGVPVVPGYHGKDQDGAHLRTQAETIGYPVLIKAVAGGGGKGMRLVEAGSEFAEALESARSEAKTAFGNEAVLIEKFVTSPRHIEVQVFGDGTRAVHLFERDCSLQRRHQKVIEEAPAPGMTEEMRAAMGQAAVRAAEAIGYKGAGTVEFIVDGSDGLRPDGFWFMEMNTRLQVEHPVTEAITGVDLVEWQLRVAAGEALPLKQDELTIHGHAFEARFYAEDVPKGFLPATGTLSHLRFAPAARADSGVRAGDTISPFYDPMIAKLVTHGVTRDIALRKMEQALRETEVAGTVTNLAFLGALCAHEGFARGEVDTGLIARDLDALVRQVPPAPQVVAEAALAALDLLGAPGWERGFALWQAAWRGVVLEWDGEEHALAVMVRANGSAVVRVDDTEVEALWRDGWRFDGQAAAGCAVAGDEITVFADYGRVFRRIDPLARAAAGGAALGLIEAPMPGLVKAVYTQAGATVVAGDRLAVLEAMKMEHALLAPRDGVVAEVLAEAGAQVEAGAALIRLEEEDTEAAA, from the coding sequence ATGTTTGACAGGATCCTGATTGCGAACCGGGGCGAGATTGCGGTGCGCGTGGCAAGCACGGCGCGGCGGATGGGGGTGCGCACGGTTGCGGTTTATTCCGACGCTGATGCCGGGGCGGCACATGTGACGGCGTGTGACGAGGCGGTGCATATCGGCGGGCCGGCCCCGGCGGAGAGCTATTTGCGCGGTGAGCGGATCATCGAGGCGGCGTTGGCGACCGGCGCGCAAGGCATTCATCCGGGGTATGGTTTTCTGAGCGAGAACCCGGATTTCGTGCGCGCGGTGGAGGCGGCGGGGTTGACCTTTATCGGACCATCGGCAGAGGCGATTGACGCGATGGGCCTCAAGGACGCGGCCAAGGCGCTGATGGAGAAAGCCGGGGTGCCGGTGGTGCCGGGCTATCACGGTAAGGATCAAGACGGCGCGCATCTGCGCACGCAGGCGGAGACGATCGGCTATCCGGTGCTGATCAAGGCGGTGGCCGGTGGCGGCGGCAAAGGAATGCGGTTGGTTGAGGCGGGCAGTGAATTCGCCGAGGCGTTGGAAAGTGCGCGCAGTGAGGCGAAAACGGCGTTCGGCAACGAGGCGGTTTTGATCGAGAAATTCGTCACTTCGCCGCGCCATATCGAAGTGCAGGTGTTTGGCGATGGCACCCGCGCGGTGCATTTGTTTGAGCGCGATTGCTCGCTTCAGCGGCGCCATCAGAAGGTGATCGAGGAAGCCCCGGCGCCGGGGATGACCGAAGAGATGCGCGCGGCGATGGGCCAGGCCGCGGTGCGCGCGGCGGAGGCGATCGGCTACAAGGGGGCGGGCACGGTAGAGTTCATCGTTGATGGCTCCGACGGGCTGCGCCCCGACGGGTTCTGGTTCATGGAGATGAACACCCGCCTTCAGGTGGAGCATCCGGTGACGGAAGCGATCACCGGCGTTGATCTGGTGGAGTGGCAATTGCGGGTGGCCGCCGGTGAGGCGCTGCCGCTCAAGCAGGATGAATTGACGATCCATGGGCACGCTTTCGAGGCGCGGTTTTACGCTGAGGACGTGCCCAAGGGTTTCCTGCCCGCGACCGGGACGCTGAGCCATCTGCGCTTTGCGCCCGCCGCGCGGGCCGATAGCGGGGTGCGCGCGGGCGATACCATCAGCCCCTTCTACGACCCGATGATTGCCAAACTGGTCACCCATGGGGTGACGCGCGACATTGCGCTTAGGAAGATGGAGCAGGCGCTTCGCGAAACCGAAGTTGCAGGCACGGTCACCAACCTTGCCTTTCTGGGTGCGCTTTGTGCGCATGAGGGATTTGCGCGCGGCGAGGTCGATACCGGGCTGATTGCGCGCGATCTGGACGCGCTGGTGCGGCAGGTGCCACCGGCGCCGCAGGTGGTGGCCGAGGCGGCGCTGGCGGCGCTTGACCTGTTGGGTGCGCCCGGTTGGGAGCGGGGATTCGCGCTTTGGCAAGCGGCGTGGCGTGGCGTGGTGCTGGAATGGGACGGCGAGGAACACGCGCTGGCGGTGATGGTGCGCGCGAATGGCAGTGCCGTGGTGCGGGTCGATGACACAGAGGTTGAGGCGCTGTGGCGCGATGGCTGGCGCTTTGACGGGCAGGCGGCGGCGGGCTGCGCCGTGGCGGGTGACGAAATCACCGTGTTCGCCGATTATGGCCGGGTATTCCGGCGGATTGACCCGCTGGCGCGCGCGGCGGCGGGCGGTGCGGCGCTGGGCTTGATCGAAGCACCGATGCCGGGGCTGGTGAAAGCGGTTTATACGCAGGCCGGGGCAACGGTTGTGGCCGGAGACCGCTTGGCCGTGTTGGAGGCGATGAAGATGGAGCATGCATTATTGGCCCCGCGCGACGGTGTGGTGGCTGAAGTTCTGGCCGAGGCGGGGGCGCAGGTGGAAGCCGGTGCCGCGCTGATCCGGCTGGAAGAGGAAGACACGGAGGCGGCGGCCTGA